The Elaeis guineensis isolate ETL-2024a chromosome 14, EG11, whole genome shotgun sequence genome has a segment encoding these proteins:
- the LOC105057610 gene encoding uncharacterized protein, with the protein MDRFQGTSGFGYNPGREEMGEAEVFSGSRSVLDIYVHHARNIHNVCIYADQDVYAKFSLTCSPEEALPTRIVAGGGKNPQFDEHLKLVVTQPDAVLKCEIWMLSRAKNFLEDQLLGFALVPLSSVAAAKGRRLTQDFALSSTDLFHSPAGTVRLTLSLYTSLHGETFAESTSNSSISSEVVLLDPASYGRIEFPDINVVVENQKMVSEYFDMATHDPPSGAMAEPAAPFLHLGASPRPMEDYDMTVNSSEENNGGCDSLDGSIHNSGPFSSSTMTSLSDDKNSADSLDKKIRVDLNNSSAEADQSSEMSPDTPTSQGSGGRGEGKQSKLSRKKEAESGDKEHGVRSNVEMASVFKSPLGNIDLEAEQSAMQQQIVDMYMKSMQQFSESLAKMKLPMDLDKPGSKDGGDVIQSQNDKPDPQKKKDKSRVFYGSRAFF; encoded by the coding sequence ATGGATAGGTTCCAGGGTACATCTGGATTCGGTTACAATCCTGGTCGGGAAGAAATGGGAGAGGCCGAGGTCTTCTCGGGAAGCCGAAGCGTCCTGGATATCTACGTCCATCATGCTCGCAATATCCACAACGTATGCATCTACGCCGACCAGGACGTCTACGCCAAGTTCTCCCTCACGTGCAGCCCCGAGGAGGCGCTGCCCACCCGGATCGTGGCCGGCGGCGGGAAGAACCCGCAATTCGACGAACACCTCAAGCTCGTGGTCACACAGCCCGATGCCGTCCTCAAATGCGAGATCTGGATGCTGAGCCGGGCCAAGAATTTCCTCGAGGACCAGCTCCTGGGATTCGCCCTCGTGCCGCTCTCGTCGGTGGCGGCGGCGAAGGGGAGGAGGTTGACTCAAGACTTTGCGCTCTCGTCCACCGATCTCTTCCACTCCCCCGCCGGCACTGTTCGGCTCACCCTCTCGCTCTACACCTCGCTCCATGGCGAGACCTTTGCAGAGTCCACTTCGAATTCATCCATTAGCTCGGAGGTTGTCTTGCTGGACCCGGCCAGTTATGGAAGAATCGAGTTTCCTGATATCAATGTTGTTGTGGAGAATCAGAAGATGGTCTCAGAGTACTTTGACATGGCCACGCACGACCCTCCTTCGGGGGCGATGGCAGAGCCCGCCGCACCTTTCCTCCATCTGGGAGCTTCGCCACGGCCTATGGAGGACTACGACATGACTGTGAATTCAAGTGAGGAGAACAATGGCGGGTGTGATTCTCTTGATGGTAGTATTCATAATTCGGGACCTTTCAGTAGTTCTACCATGACTAGCCTGAGTGATGACAAGAATTCTGCTGACTCTTTGGATAAAAAGATTCGGGTCGATTTAAACAATTCGTCTGCTGAGGCTGATCAGAGCTCTGAAATGTCGCCGGATACTCCCACTTCGCAGGGTAGTGGTGGTAGAGGAGAGGGGAAGCAGTCGAAGCTATCCAGAAAGAAGGAGGCAGAGAGTGGTGATAAGGAACACGGTGTGCGCAGCAATGTGGAAATGGCATCAGTTTTTAAGTCCCCATTGGGAAACATCGATCTCGAGGCTGAGCAGAGTGCAATGCAGCAACAAATTGTGGACATGTACATGAAGAGCATGCAGCAATTTTCGGAGTCCTTGGCGAAGATGAAGCTACCGATGGATCTTGACAAACCGGGATCTAAGGATGGGGGGGATGTTATCCAGAGCCAAAATGACAAGCCAGATCCTCAGAAGAAAAAAGATAAGTCCAGAGTGTTCTATGGTAGCAGAGCCTTTTTCTGA